A single window of Polyodon spathula isolate WHYD16114869_AA chromosome 2, ASM1765450v1, whole genome shotgun sequence DNA harbors:
- the LOC121328584 gene encoding rod cGMP-specific 3',5'-cyclic phosphodiesterase subunit beta-like isoform X2: MSISKEDVEKFLDENLSFAQQYFDKKLRPEAISNVLGRAEPLVDFASFRELSQVEESEILFELIRDMQESINMEKVVFKTLKRISFLIHADRCSLFMYRQRNGIAELATRLFNVNNDANLDDCLVQPDSEIVFPLDMGVVGNVAQTKKTVNIKDVKESSHFSSFVDTLTNYETKSILATPIMNGKDIVAVIMAVNKIEGSGFSQEDEDLFLKYLNFASLNLKIYHLSYLHNCETRKGQVLLWSANKVFEELTDIERQFHKALYTVRAYLNCDRYSVGLLDMTKEKEFFDLWPILMGEVPPYSGPQTPDGREIIFYKVIDYILHGKEDIKVIPNPTPDHWALASGLPTYVAESGFICNLMNAPSEDMFKFQSEPLDDSGWTIKNVLSLPIVNKKEEIVGVATFYNRKDGKPFDEQDETLMESLTQFLGWSVLNTDTYDKMNRLENRKDIAQDMVLYHVKCRNDEIQNILKTREVYGKEPSECEEDELASILKKELPGPTKFEIYEFHFSDFDCTELDLVKCGIQMYYEVGVVKKFQIPQEVLVRFMYSVSKGYRKITYHNWRHGFNVGQTMFTLLTTGKLKRYYTDLEVMAMITAGFLHDIDHRGTNNLYQMKSQNPLAKLHGSSILERHHLEFGKFLLSEESLNIYQNLNRRQMDHVIHLMDIAIIATDLALYFKKRTMFQKIVDLSKTYEDDNKWVEFLSLETTRKEIVMAMMMTACDLSAITKPWEVQSKVALSVAAEFWEQGDLERTVLDQQPIPMMDRNKAAELPKLQCGFIDFVCTFVYKEFSRFHEAILPMYDGLLNNRKEWKALAEVYDEKMKAIEEEKKKKEEAEAAKAQGGGGGTQSKTCSIC, translated from the exons ATGAGCATCAGCAAGGAAGATGTGGAGAAGTTCCTTGATGAAAACCTGTCTTTTGCCCAGCAGTACTTTGACAAAAAGCTCAGACCTGAGGCTATTTCCAATGTCCTAGGCAGGGCTGAGCCCCTGGTGGATTTTGCATCTTTCAGGGAACTCAGTCAGGTGGAGGAGAGCGAGATTCTGTTTGAACTCATTCGAGACATGCAGGAAAGCATCAATATGGAGAAAGTTGTCTTCAAGACGCTGAAGAGAATCAGCTTCCTCATCCATGCAGACAGATGCAGTCTCTTTATGTACCGCCAAAGGAATGGCATAGCTGAGCTGGCCACCAGGCTCTTTAATGTCAATAATGATGCAAATTTGGACGATTGTCTGGTCCAGCCAGATTCAGAAATTGTCTTCCCTCTGGATATGGGCGTAGTAGGAAACGTTGCCCAAACCAAGAAAACCGTAAACATCAAAGATGTCAAAGAG tccaGCCACTTCAGCTCTTTTGTGGATACCCTCACAAACTATGAAACAAAAAGCATACTGGCTACTCCCATCATGAACGGCAAAGACATTGTAGCAGTAATCATGGCTGTGAACAAGATAGAGGGTTCTGGCTTCTCTCAGGAGGATGAAGAT CTTTTTCTGAAGTATTTAAATTTTGCCTCATTAAACCTCAAAATCTACCACCTGAGTTACCTGCACAACTGTGAGACACGTAAAGGACAG GTCCTGTTGTGGTCTGCTAACAAGGTATTTGAAGAGTTGACAGATATTGAGAGACAGTTTCACAAAGCCTTGTACACAGTGAGGGCATACCTAAACTGTGACAGATACTCAGTAGGGCTGCTGGACATGACAAAGGAAAAG GAATTCTTTGACCTGTGGCCTATCCTAATGGGTGAAGTTCCACCATACTCCGGACCTCAGACACCAGATGGGAGG gaaatCATCTTCTACAAAGTAATTGACTATATTCTCCATGGAAAAGAGGACATTAAAGTTATTCC GAATCCTACACCAGATCACTGGGCACTTGCTAGCGGACTACCTACATATGTTGCAGAAAGTGGTTTT ATCTGTAACCTTATGAACGCACCTTCAGAAGATATGTTTAAATTTCAG AGTGAACCGCTAGATGACAGTGGTTGGACAATCAAGAATGTCCTGTCTTTGCCCATCGTGAACAAGAAAGAAGAAATTGTTGGTGTGGCCACTTTCTACAACAGGAAAGATGGCAAGCCATTTGATGAACAGGATGAAACACTCATGGAG TCTCTTACTCAGTTCCTCGGCTGGTCAGTACTCAACACAGACACTTACGACAAGATGAACAGGCTGGAGAATCGTAAAGACATTGCTCAAGACATGGTGCTCTACCATGTGAAATGCCGCAATGATGAAATCCAAAATATTTTG AAAACAAGAGAGGTCTATGGAAAAGAGCCTTCAGAATGTGAGGAGGATGAACTTGCCAGCATCCTG AAAAAGGAACTTCCCGGACCTACCAAATTTGAGATTTACGAGTTTCACTTCTCAGACTTTGACTGCACAGAACTGGACTTGGTCAAGTGTGGTATCCAGATGTACTACGAGGTCGGGGTGGTGAAAAAGTTTCAAATTCCTCAAGAG GTGTTGGTGAGGTTTATGTACTCAGTGAGTAAAGGTTACAGGAAGATCACCTACCACAACTGGCGCCATGGTTTCAATGTTGGACAAACCATGTTCACTTTACTAACA ACTGGGAAGCTGAAGCGGTATTACACAGATTTGGAGGTTATGGCTATGATTACAGCTGGTTTCTTGCATGATATCGATCACAGAGGAACTAACAACCTGTACCAGATGAA atcTCAAAACCCACTGGCAAAACTTCACGGGTCATCAATACTAGAGCGGCACCATTTGGAATTTGGCAAATTTTTGCTTTCAGAAGag AGTTTAAACATTTACCAAAACCTGAATAGGAGGCAGATGGACCATGTGATTCATCTCATGGATATTGCCATTATTGCAACTGACTTGGCACTTTACTTCAA AAAACGAACAATGTTCCAGAAGATTGTAGATTTGTCCAAAACATATGAAGATGACAACAAATGGGTCGAGTTCCTGTCATTGGAGACCACCAGGAAAGAGATTGTAAT GGCCATGATGATGACAGCATGCGACTTATCTGCTATTACAAAACCTTGGGAGGTCCAGAGTAAG GTCGCGCTTTCAGTAGCAGCAGAATTCTGGGAACAGGGTGACTTGGAAAGAACTGTTTTAGATCAGCAGCCCATT CCTATGATGGATAGAAACAAGGCAGCAGAACTCCCAAAGCTACAGTGTGGTTTCATCGACTTTGTCTGCACGTTTGTGTATAAG GAGTTCTCCCGTTTCCACGAGGCAATTCTGCCTATGTATGATGGCCTGCTGAACAACAGAAAAGAGTGGAAAGCACTGGCTGAGGTTTACGATGAGAAAATGAAGGCCATTGAagaagagaagaaaaagaaagaagaggcCGAGGCAGCAAAAGCACAAG GTGGTGGGGGAGGAACACAGTCAAAGACCTGCTCAATATGCTAA
- the LOC121304220 gene encoding alpha-L-iduronidase-like → MHWLLELEPLVVGSLPFPSSGTLTLKAELPVPSLFLVHICAQPKVPPDQITGLNIMSLTKRQVVIVWKYGSQFKEKAEVSGFYRMHAVDYWGRPGEYSLPEKYTEEHWNLSFLLKYII, encoded by the exons GAGCCTCTTGTTGTGGGATCCCTTCCTTTCCCCTCTAGTGGTACACTGACGCTGAAAGCAGAGCTTCCAGTTCCCTCACTGTTCCTCGTCCACATTTGTGCTCAACCCAAAGTTCCTCCAGATCAG ATAACAGGTTTGAATATCATGTCGCTCACCAAACGACAAGTGGTAATTGTGTGGAAATATGGCAGTCAATTCAAAG AGAAAGCTGAAGTTTCTGGTTTTTACAGAATGCATGCAGTAGACTATTGGGGTCGACCAGGAGAATATTCACTGCCTGAAAAATACACAGAAGAGCATTGGAacttgtcttttcttttaaaatatataatatag
- the LOC121328584 gene encoding rod cGMP-specific 3',5'-cyclic phosphodiesterase subunit beta-like isoform X1 gives MSISKEDVEKFLDENLSFAQQYFDKKLRPEAISNVLGRAEPLVDFASFRELSQVEESEILFELIRDMQESINMEKVVFKTLKRISFLIHADRCSLFMYRQRNGIAELATRLFNVNNDANLDDCLVQPDSEIVFPLDMGVVGNVAQTKKTVNIKDVKESSHFSSFVDTLTNYETKSILATPIMNGKDIVAVIMAVNKIEGSGFSQEDEDLFLKYLNFASLNLKIYHLSYLHNCETRKGQVLLWSANKVFEELTDIERQFHKALYTVRAYLNCDRYSVGLLDMTKEKEFFDLWPILMGEVPPYSGPQTPDGREIIFYKVIDYILHGKEDIKVIPNPTPDHWALASGLPTYVAESGFICNLMNAPSEDMFKFQSEPLDDSGWTIKNVLSLPIVNKKEEIVGVATFYNRKDGKPFDEQDETLMESLTQFLGWSVLNTDTYDKMNRLENRKDIAQDMVLYHVKCRNDEIQNILKTREVYGKEPSECEEDELASILKKELPGPTKFEIYEFHFSDFDCTELDLVKCGIQMYYEVGVVKKFQIPQEVLVRFMYSVSKGYRKITYHNWRHGFNVGQTMFTLLTTGKLKRYYTDLEVMAMITAGFLHDIDHRGTNNLYQMKSQNPLAKLHGSSILERHHLEFGKFLLSEESLNIYQNLNRRQMDHVIHLMDIAIIATDLALYFKKRTMFQKIVDLSKTYEDDNKWVEFLSLETTRKEIVMAMMMTACDLSAITKPWEVQSKVALSVAAEFWEQGDLERTVLDQQPIPMMDRNKAAELPKLQCGFIDFVCTFVYKEFSRFHEAILPMYDGLLNNRKEWKALAEVYDEKMKAIEEEKKKKEEAEAAKAQAAAGGGGGGTQSKTCSIC, from the exons ATGAGCATCAGCAAGGAAGATGTGGAGAAGTTCCTTGATGAAAACCTGTCTTTTGCCCAGCAGTACTTTGACAAAAAGCTCAGACCTGAGGCTATTTCCAATGTCCTAGGCAGGGCTGAGCCCCTGGTGGATTTTGCATCTTTCAGGGAACTCAGTCAGGTGGAGGAGAGCGAGATTCTGTTTGAACTCATTCGAGACATGCAGGAAAGCATCAATATGGAGAAAGTTGTCTTCAAGACGCTGAAGAGAATCAGCTTCCTCATCCATGCAGACAGATGCAGTCTCTTTATGTACCGCCAAAGGAATGGCATAGCTGAGCTGGCCACCAGGCTCTTTAATGTCAATAATGATGCAAATTTGGACGATTGTCTGGTCCAGCCAGATTCAGAAATTGTCTTCCCTCTGGATATGGGCGTAGTAGGAAACGTTGCCCAAACCAAGAAAACCGTAAACATCAAAGATGTCAAAGAG tccaGCCACTTCAGCTCTTTTGTGGATACCCTCACAAACTATGAAACAAAAAGCATACTGGCTACTCCCATCATGAACGGCAAAGACATTGTAGCAGTAATCATGGCTGTGAACAAGATAGAGGGTTCTGGCTTCTCTCAGGAGGATGAAGAT CTTTTTCTGAAGTATTTAAATTTTGCCTCATTAAACCTCAAAATCTACCACCTGAGTTACCTGCACAACTGTGAGACACGTAAAGGACAG GTCCTGTTGTGGTCTGCTAACAAGGTATTTGAAGAGTTGACAGATATTGAGAGACAGTTTCACAAAGCCTTGTACACAGTGAGGGCATACCTAAACTGTGACAGATACTCAGTAGGGCTGCTGGACATGACAAAGGAAAAG GAATTCTTTGACCTGTGGCCTATCCTAATGGGTGAAGTTCCACCATACTCCGGACCTCAGACACCAGATGGGAGG gaaatCATCTTCTACAAAGTAATTGACTATATTCTCCATGGAAAAGAGGACATTAAAGTTATTCC GAATCCTACACCAGATCACTGGGCACTTGCTAGCGGACTACCTACATATGTTGCAGAAAGTGGTTTT ATCTGTAACCTTATGAACGCACCTTCAGAAGATATGTTTAAATTTCAG AGTGAACCGCTAGATGACAGTGGTTGGACAATCAAGAATGTCCTGTCTTTGCCCATCGTGAACAAGAAAGAAGAAATTGTTGGTGTGGCCACTTTCTACAACAGGAAAGATGGCAAGCCATTTGATGAACAGGATGAAACACTCATGGAG TCTCTTACTCAGTTCCTCGGCTGGTCAGTACTCAACACAGACACTTACGACAAGATGAACAGGCTGGAGAATCGTAAAGACATTGCTCAAGACATGGTGCTCTACCATGTGAAATGCCGCAATGATGAAATCCAAAATATTTTG AAAACAAGAGAGGTCTATGGAAAAGAGCCTTCAGAATGTGAGGAGGATGAACTTGCCAGCATCCTG AAAAAGGAACTTCCCGGACCTACCAAATTTGAGATTTACGAGTTTCACTTCTCAGACTTTGACTGCACAGAACTGGACTTGGTCAAGTGTGGTATCCAGATGTACTACGAGGTCGGGGTGGTGAAAAAGTTTCAAATTCCTCAAGAG GTGTTGGTGAGGTTTATGTACTCAGTGAGTAAAGGTTACAGGAAGATCACCTACCACAACTGGCGCCATGGTTTCAATGTTGGACAAACCATGTTCACTTTACTAACA ACTGGGAAGCTGAAGCGGTATTACACAGATTTGGAGGTTATGGCTATGATTACAGCTGGTTTCTTGCATGATATCGATCACAGAGGAACTAACAACCTGTACCAGATGAA atcTCAAAACCCACTGGCAAAACTTCACGGGTCATCAATACTAGAGCGGCACCATTTGGAATTTGGCAAATTTTTGCTTTCAGAAGag AGTTTAAACATTTACCAAAACCTGAATAGGAGGCAGATGGACCATGTGATTCATCTCATGGATATTGCCATTATTGCAACTGACTTGGCACTTTACTTCAA AAAACGAACAATGTTCCAGAAGATTGTAGATTTGTCCAAAACATATGAAGATGACAACAAATGGGTCGAGTTCCTGTCATTGGAGACCACCAGGAAAGAGATTGTAAT GGCCATGATGATGACAGCATGCGACTTATCTGCTATTACAAAACCTTGGGAGGTCCAGAGTAAG GTCGCGCTTTCAGTAGCAGCAGAATTCTGGGAACAGGGTGACTTGGAAAGAACTGTTTTAGATCAGCAGCCCATT CCTATGATGGATAGAAACAAGGCAGCAGAACTCCCAAAGCTACAGTGTGGTTTCATCGACTTTGTCTGCACGTTTGTGTATAAG GAGTTCTCCCGTTTCCACGAGGCAATTCTGCCTATGTATGATGGCCTGCTGAACAACAGAAAAGAGTGGAAAGCACTGGCTGAGGTTTACGATGAGAAAATGAAGGCCATTGAagaagagaagaaaaagaaagaagaggcCGAGGCAGCAAAAGCACAAG CTGCGGCAGGAGGTGGTGGGGGAGGAACACAGTCAAAGACCTGCTCAATATGCTAA
- the LOC121328584 gene encoding rod cGMP-specific 3',5'-cyclic phosphodiesterase subunit beta-like isoform X3, protein MSISKEDVEKFLDENLSFAQQYFDKKLRPEAISNVLGRAEPLVDFASFRELSQVEESEILFELIRDMQESINMEKVVFKTLKRISFLIHADRCSLFMYRQRNGIAELATRLFNVNNDANLDDCLVQPDSEIVFPLDMGVVGNVAQTKKTVNIKDVKESSHFSSFVDTLTNYETKSILATPIMNGKDIVAVIMAVNKIEGSGFSQEDEDLFLKYLNFASLNLKIYHLSYLHNCETRKGQVLLWSANKVFEELTDIERQFHKALYTVRAYLNCDRYSVGLLDMTKEKEFFDLWPILMGEVPPYSGPQTPDGREIIFYKVIDYILHGKEDIKVIPNPTPDHWALASGLPTYVAESGFICNLMNAPSEDMFKFQSEPLDDSGWTIKNVLSLPIVNKKEEIVGVATFYNRKDGKPFDEQDETLMESLTQFLGWSVLNTDTYDKMNRLENRKDIAQDMVLYHVKCRNDEIQNILKTREVYGKEPSECEEDELASILKKELPGPTKFEIYEFHFSDFDCTELDLVKCGIQMYYEVGVVKKFQIPQEVLVRFMYSVSKGYRKITYHNWRHGFNVGQTMFTLLTTGKLKRYYTDLEVMAMITAGFLHDIDHRGTNNLYQMKSQNPLAKLHGSSILERHHLEFGKFLLSEESLNIYQNLNRRQMDHVIHLMDIAIIATDLALYFKKRTMFQKIVDLSKTYEDDNKWVEFLSLETTRKEIVMAMMMTACDLSAITKPWEVQSKVALSVAAEFWEQGDLERTVLDQQPIPMMDRNKAAELPKLQCGFIDFVCTFVYKEFSRFHEAILPMYDGLLNNRKEWKALAEVYDEKMKAIEEEKKKKEEAEAAKAQGQNNSKTCSIC, encoded by the exons ATGAGCATCAGCAAGGAAGATGTGGAGAAGTTCCTTGATGAAAACCTGTCTTTTGCCCAGCAGTACTTTGACAAAAAGCTCAGACCTGAGGCTATTTCCAATGTCCTAGGCAGGGCTGAGCCCCTGGTGGATTTTGCATCTTTCAGGGAACTCAGTCAGGTGGAGGAGAGCGAGATTCTGTTTGAACTCATTCGAGACATGCAGGAAAGCATCAATATGGAGAAAGTTGTCTTCAAGACGCTGAAGAGAATCAGCTTCCTCATCCATGCAGACAGATGCAGTCTCTTTATGTACCGCCAAAGGAATGGCATAGCTGAGCTGGCCACCAGGCTCTTTAATGTCAATAATGATGCAAATTTGGACGATTGTCTGGTCCAGCCAGATTCAGAAATTGTCTTCCCTCTGGATATGGGCGTAGTAGGAAACGTTGCCCAAACCAAGAAAACCGTAAACATCAAAGATGTCAAAGAG tccaGCCACTTCAGCTCTTTTGTGGATACCCTCACAAACTATGAAACAAAAAGCATACTGGCTACTCCCATCATGAACGGCAAAGACATTGTAGCAGTAATCATGGCTGTGAACAAGATAGAGGGTTCTGGCTTCTCTCAGGAGGATGAAGAT CTTTTTCTGAAGTATTTAAATTTTGCCTCATTAAACCTCAAAATCTACCACCTGAGTTACCTGCACAACTGTGAGACACGTAAAGGACAG GTCCTGTTGTGGTCTGCTAACAAGGTATTTGAAGAGTTGACAGATATTGAGAGACAGTTTCACAAAGCCTTGTACACAGTGAGGGCATACCTAAACTGTGACAGATACTCAGTAGGGCTGCTGGACATGACAAAGGAAAAG GAATTCTTTGACCTGTGGCCTATCCTAATGGGTGAAGTTCCACCATACTCCGGACCTCAGACACCAGATGGGAGG gaaatCATCTTCTACAAAGTAATTGACTATATTCTCCATGGAAAAGAGGACATTAAAGTTATTCC GAATCCTACACCAGATCACTGGGCACTTGCTAGCGGACTACCTACATATGTTGCAGAAAGTGGTTTT ATCTGTAACCTTATGAACGCACCTTCAGAAGATATGTTTAAATTTCAG AGTGAACCGCTAGATGACAGTGGTTGGACAATCAAGAATGTCCTGTCTTTGCCCATCGTGAACAAGAAAGAAGAAATTGTTGGTGTGGCCACTTTCTACAACAGGAAAGATGGCAAGCCATTTGATGAACAGGATGAAACACTCATGGAG TCTCTTACTCAGTTCCTCGGCTGGTCAGTACTCAACACAGACACTTACGACAAGATGAACAGGCTGGAGAATCGTAAAGACATTGCTCAAGACATGGTGCTCTACCATGTGAAATGCCGCAATGATGAAATCCAAAATATTTTG AAAACAAGAGAGGTCTATGGAAAAGAGCCTTCAGAATGTGAGGAGGATGAACTTGCCAGCATCCTG AAAAAGGAACTTCCCGGACCTACCAAATTTGAGATTTACGAGTTTCACTTCTCAGACTTTGACTGCACAGAACTGGACTTGGTCAAGTGTGGTATCCAGATGTACTACGAGGTCGGGGTGGTGAAAAAGTTTCAAATTCCTCAAGAG GTGTTGGTGAGGTTTATGTACTCAGTGAGTAAAGGTTACAGGAAGATCACCTACCACAACTGGCGCCATGGTTTCAATGTTGGACAAACCATGTTCACTTTACTAACA ACTGGGAAGCTGAAGCGGTATTACACAGATTTGGAGGTTATGGCTATGATTACAGCTGGTTTCTTGCATGATATCGATCACAGAGGAACTAACAACCTGTACCAGATGAA atcTCAAAACCCACTGGCAAAACTTCACGGGTCATCAATACTAGAGCGGCACCATTTGGAATTTGGCAAATTTTTGCTTTCAGAAGag AGTTTAAACATTTACCAAAACCTGAATAGGAGGCAGATGGACCATGTGATTCATCTCATGGATATTGCCATTATTGCAACTGACTTGGCACTTTACTTCAA AAAACGAACAATGTTCCAGAAGATTGTAGATTTGTCCAAAACATATGAAGATGACAACAAATGGGTCGAGTTCCTGTCATTGGAGACCACCAGGAAAGAGATTGTAAT GGCCATGATGATGACAGCATGCGACTTATCTGCTATTACAAAACCTTGGGAGGTCCAGAGTAAG GTCGCGCTTTCAGTAGCAGCAGAATTCTGGGAACAGGGTGACTTGGAAAGAACTGTTTTAGATCAGCAGCCCATT CCTATGATGGATAGAAACAAGGCAGCAGAACTCCCAAAGCTACAGTGTGGTTTCATCGACTTTGTCTGCACGTTTGTGTATAAG GAGTTCTCCCGTTTCCACGAGGCAATTCTGCCTATGTATGATGGCCTGCTGAACAACAGAAAAGAGTGGAAAGCACTGGCTGAGGTTTACGATGAGAAAATGAAGGCCATTGAagaagagaagaaaaagaaagaagaggcCGAGGCAGCAAAAGCACAAGGTCAGAACAAT TCAAAGACCTGCTCAATATGCTAA